One Primulina eburnea isolate SZY01 chromosome 4, ASM2296580v1, whole genome shotgun sequence genomic window, CAAATCTTTTACCCAAAAAAAATATAGTAGatttttaaagtttaaagaTAAAAATATACTCACATTCTTGGAAATAATATTGCTAATGTTGATATCCAGATCTGGATTCACCGAGGATAATTTCATCGACAAGAACTGCGAAATATTAACCAACAGATCAAAATAAGGGATCCCATTCAGTCCCAACGGGAGTGGGAGTTCCCCCTATGAATCTCAAATATAATATgccatttatttttatttcttaattttaaagttttaaatgtAAAAATATGTCAAATGATTAAGTCGTCCCATTTAAACATAATTTTAATCACTCTACCTCAACTTGGCATTGCAAAGACTTCACATAATTTATGATCTCATCAAGCATCAGTGCTTTTCCAGTAACCTGAAACGAAAAATTCTAATTCATAAACTACATTCTTATTTTAACATAAGAATTTCAATGAATTTGAACTTCTTAATTTCACACACCTTATTGCAACCTGGTACAAGATCCTGGAGAAGTTTCATCCTTTCACCGATCTTCTCCCGTCGCACCTACCGGAATAACGAAAAAAACAGTCGTAAAACAAGATCGCAGATATCGGCCTTTCTCGAATTTTAggtatattttttattgaattaaaaatttaatggaTGGTAAAAAAAGACACAATGGATTACTCTTTCAGCAAGACTGTGGCTGTCAGTGGCTTGGCCCCTTCTTGCCCTGACATGGATATAGTCCTTTGGTGGCTCGGATGTTTCTGCTTTAGCATCTGTAATCACATATTTGCCACTCTTTATACACTTTTTCGAACGTTTTGTGTTTGCTTCCTCGTCCACTTCGAATCccttgaaaattaaataaagataaaaaggaaaaacaaaCACTATTTCAACTCAGAACATTCTTAAATCTTGCCTGAATGATCCCAATAAGGAGAATGATTGATGATGGATCTACCTTAGCTAAAATCGAAACATCTCCTTTGGAATGTACACTTGAACTCCCTTTTCTTTTACGATGATCGAGCTCGCTTGATGTTTTTGAGCCTGTTTCTGCGCCGGGGATGATTTGCTCGGAAAAAGATGATTCTTCATTGGAGATCATGCACGACCCTGAAAATCTAGTCTTTTTCTTGTCAGAACCCGATGGCACCGCATCAAATGGCCTCAATTCTTGACTGTAATTCATGGTTTCTAGCGAAGATCCAGCTCTCTTCAGACAAGGGCTGCTCAAGATTCTTGGCAGTACTTTCCCATTCGCCATTGATGGAGAACTAAATTCGTGCTGTAATAATTCAGCATTGTTCTGGCCAAATGGTGGGCTTGCTCTTCCATTTAAACTTCTGCTGCCGAAGCAAGAAAACTTGGAAACTGATGTGGGCATGTCGATTGGATCATGACAGGGATCACTAGCACTGCCATTGTTCATTCCTGCGTAACGATTAGACGCACCGGAGGCCGGTGGGAAGCCACCAATGCCGCCAAGTTTCCCGATCAATTCGCCAAGGAGGAAACAGTCTCCTGACAGGGCCGAGTTGTTGGAGGAAACCATTGAAGGCAAAGAAGCTGACTCGAAATGTGGGAATTGTTCAGCAGAGGAATTGGGATCCAAGAAAGATTGCTGCACAGTGCTGCAATTCACAGAATTCCATGCATTTGGCATTGTGTTTTCGAATTGGAATTTTGGGATTCCATTGCTTGGAAAGTATTCTTTCTCCATTTAGTTGTATGGTGAGGAGGAGAAAAGAAGAGAGAGGGAATGGGAAAGAGAAAAAAGTAAGGTAAGCGATCAAGTTACCAGGGGAGGAAAGGAATTGTTTGACCTCTCCATTTCTATGAttcaaatatttataaatttcctcatatttttttgaataacTAAAATGATCGAGTTTTGTAcacaaatatttaattatttgagttgattttaaaaaaaataaagcgggcaaaatgtataaataaaaaaattacttattAAGTTGGCCTTTTTTTTAAgtgaaaatattaattttagtcTTGTAAGTTGATTTGtttaagttttagtcatgatgtAAATTATTAACGTTAGTTTTCATTTagcaaattttttgttttggtcATTTTTTTCACTGGAAGCCAATAAACACATCGAATATTCTTTGTTTGACATTGATGATCTCCTACGTCACTCATATAGTGAAAATATATTGCACATTAAAATCAATCTAAACCAAAAAAAGGAAAATTAAAGTCAACAATGttcatttttttcaaaatgGAAGGAAAAATCTTGTAGTTTCTCTTTATTTTTgtttgggtaaattttaatgtaTTTCGTACATGTTTTTTCCTCGCCAGATGAACTACATCAGAGAACATCGGTATCAAATAAGCAATATTCCATGTATTTAGTGTTTCTGACCAAAAGAATGaccaaaacaaaaaagaaaattcaagtTACTTGGTGAAAACCAAAATTTGATAGTTACATTGCTAAAATTCAAAACATACCAATTTACatgattaaaattaaaattttctcttttttaAAATAGAGTTTATTGTTATATGAATATAATAACAAACATTATTTtgacttaaaaataattttttttagctttttgatttttaaatgtttttttaaattataaattagcACTTCATTGTCTTGAAAAGGTTATTCATTCAAGTACACTACTACACTCCACGTTTAACTGTACTTCTGTACATATTTAACCAACTATGTTGTGCTAAGAGTGGAAGATGTTCAGCAGAACGGCAGAAGGACGACTTGTTTTGCTtaaaattgatttgatttgtaTGTTGGGTGCATACAAGGATTTCCTGAATATTCAAGTGGTTTCATATGTGAGAGCATTCTGTGTTTGCAAATTTGATGTTGTGATTGAAttgattatttatttgtttggATGTACAAATTTGAAGTAAATTTTGTTAAGGAAATTACATAAGAGTTTTGGTGATTGACGAAATCAAAACAACA contains:
- the LOC140829781 gene encoding transcription factor bHLH62-like isoform X1, which produces MEKEYFPSNGIPKFQFENTMPNAWNSVNCSTVQQSFLDPNSSAEQFPHFESASLPSMVSSNNSALSGDCFLLGELIGKLGGIGGFPPASGASNRYAGMNNGSASDPCHDPIDMPTSVSKFSCFGSRSLNGRASPPFGQNNAELLQHEFSSPSMANGKVLPRILSSPCLKRAGSSLETMNYSQELRPFDAVPSGSDKKKTRFSGSCMISNEESSFSEQIIPGAETGSKTSSELDHRKRKGSSSVHSKGDVSILAKGFEVDEEANTKRSKKCIKSGKYVITDAKAETSEPPKDYIHVRARRGQATDSHSLAERVRREKIGERMKLLQDLVPGCNKVTGKALMLDEIINYVKSLQCQVEFLSMKLSSVNPDLDINISNIISKNILQQNAILQPQVQQMLYPFDPSAFYNHQSAQQLIDPLPSIDPFGEILPQQFRAFGEDDLHSIVQMSLGLEDPVKDLSTLHPQNFAVPKQICNTKVRR
- the LOC140829781 gene encoding transcription factor bHLH62-like isoform X2 codes for the protein MEKEYFPSNGIPKFQFENTMPNAWNSVNCSTVQQSFLDPNSSAEQFPHFESASLPSMVSSNNSALSGDCFLLGELIGKLGGIGGFPPASGASNRYAGMNNGSASDPCHDPIDMPTSVSKFSCFGSRSLNGRASPPFGQNNAELLQHEFSSPSMANGKVLPRILSSPCLKRAGSSLETMNYSQELRPFDAVPSGSDKKKTRFSGSCMISNEESSFSEQIIPGAETGSKTSSELDHRKRKGSSSVHSKGDVSILAKGFEVDEEANTKRSKKCIKSGKYVITDAKAETSEPPKDYIHVRARRGQATDSHSLAERVRREKIGERMKLLQDLVPGCNKVTGKALMLDEIINYVKSLQCQVEFLSMKLSSVNPDLDINISNIISKNILQQNAILQPQVQQMLYPFDPSAFYNHQSAQQLIDPLPSIDPFGEILPQFRAFGEDDLHSIVQMSLGLEDPVKDLSTLHPQNFAVPKQICNTKVRR